The region CACGTGGGGGAGTCCTGGGTCATTTGAAGACTAGAAGAGCCTTCTGTAACCTTTATCTGAGAAGACGGTAAAAGTGAGAACTGACAGAGGAGGGCAGAAAGGAAGTCCATGTATGGTTTGCACTGAGGAACTGgtgaagaaaaaacaacctTCTCCTGAATGTGgataatgaaaaagaaataactgCTAGCTTCAGAAAGAAGCAACCAGGACACACTGCATATCACTGGCTCAGcagtggaggtggtggacaGCACCAGGTTCTTGCTAGTTAACATGACAACCTTACCTGGGCCAAGCATATAGATCAGCGTTTATACTTCTTACAAAGGATGAGAAGATCACAACTTCCACCtctagtctctagaagtagaatgggaggcagatcctttagttatcaggctcctctcctgtggaaccagctcccagttttagtccgtgaggcagacaccctgtctacttttaaggctaggcttaaaactttccttttgataaagcttatagttagagtgacttagtttttcctgagctatctctgtagttatgctactataggcttaggctgctggaggacattgtgaccactttcactctctctgctacattctcatactactctccaattgcaattatttcctgttttttttttagcttttaccTTTATGTCTCTctatgttttctctctttctatTGTTATGATATACTGACAATATTATTATTCCAATATTAGGGGTTTACCTATCTTCCTCAATTTTCatatataatttcttttttcagagGGTTTAAGCCTTAGAGTAactgtttgtatttaaaaaatcccAACCACTCTAGTAAGCTTGATTGGGATTAATTTCTGGAGTAGGAAAAGGGGTGTCAATTGCCAGGCCTTTCAGGATCAACCTATTAACCATAGTTTGCACGGGTTAAATTTGACAACAAGGAATAGCCTTGAGTCAAATAGGGTCAAAGTTGGCAGGTTAATTTAATAAGATTCCACAAAATCATGGAAAAAAGTAAATAGACCTCCAGAAAGCCTGGAGTTTACAAGGATTGTTCTTAATTATAAGCATAAATTCTATAATTTAAGGTTTGAAACATATCTGGGGATCCTTTCTGGAACCGTTACCTCCATTCCCCAATCTTGGACAATCTTCTAACAGAAAGAGACAGTATCAGAGTAAGACTGTGTAACAGGTGTGATAAGGTGTTATACAATATCTTGTACACAGGGCATGCTGGGCGGCATTTCTGTCCGCATAGTTCTTCTTGGTGGGTTTGCCTGTGCTGACTCCATAACCTGAGTAGTCATAAGAGAAGATGTTGCAGTTTGTACGAGTGCTGAGGTCGACTGCTTTGCCAGGAAAAGCACAGTAAGTAAGGCATTCAGTGCACAGTGAATGTACATGCAGCTGACTCTGTTACAAGAGTGAAAAAGTGTAAAGTTTGTCACATGTGcctcttttccattagtacctactcTACTTGCCTTGTCTTGGGGTCAGCACCACACGGGTTGGTTCCTTTCCCAGTACAGTCAAGTACCAACTCAATGTGGGTGGGATTGTCAGTAGCAAGGCGGTCCCACGGTCCAAAAAAAGTAACATGGTGTGATTGTAGTGacacaaacaacaacaatggaGGACCTGCTGCTTGGTCAGAGTGAAAGAAGATCCAGAGACGATGAAGCTCCCTGGAACAGgacaggagagagagggaagccatggAACGGTACCAACTACAGGATGTGTGAAGCTAAGCTAATGCTACCTAATGCTAGCATGCTATAGTAGTCATGCACACAATAAACTCAGCGTACAACAATTTAATGGTCCAAGATATTAGTTATAAAACATGCTGTGACTGATCACTGATCAACTGTTTTCTGACGTGTTTTCAGCACGGATCGGTTCACTTGGACCCGCATCCAACCAGGTACCAAACATAGTAATTGTTTGACGTAACTGTTACTACtggaaaagcctaaacagtGAGTAGAGCCGTGCCAAATTTCTCTGAGTAGTAACAAGTGGAAAAGGACCAATAGTAAGGTAGTGTAACAGAGTTAGACCAACAGAAAAAACGGCAACATTTAATGCTCAGCTTTATTGGGTCAAAACATTCAGATGTTGACAGCGGCAATGAGAGATCAGGACTACCAGATCTCCTCATGGTTTCTGTGTTTAGTGATGCTCAGATATTGGATAGAAGCAGAGAGTGCAGACAGAAAATATGGAGATATTTCTGAAACATtcagtgaaaaacaatgaaccGATCCAGTACAAGAGAACTTAATTGGACTTGATTCAGTGAGTTTATTCCATTACAATTCAGTCTCACTTGGATACACAGTGTTGCCAAGTTCCTCCCAGTCCCATTTCATCCAGCTACCtgataaaatttttatttgatttgtatTGACTTTAAGCTGAAACACAAATCCATGTGCTGATACAACTCTGGCTCATATTTTTATCCGGTCCAGATTAGTTTCAGGTATTCAGCAATGATTTAATTTGGCTGCTGGAGTTCAAAGGATGCATACGGATCAGTTGGAGCTTTGTTGGTGTTTTAAAGATTTAGAGGAACATTGAGTGTTTTTCTCACCAATACAGGAAAactttgttttcagattttagaGACGGTTGATTGTTGAAAAGAAAAGATTTAGTCGACTGAACCAACTGATACTGGGAGAACTGGGATCATGGCAGATGAAGAAACATCTGCTGCTAGTTTTACTGGAATGACTTTAATGAGTGCAGATGGAAAAGCACGTTATTGGCTTACAATCTGGGAAACTACAGGAAACTGGGAAAAACAGGATACCTGGTAACTGTCCAGATGCAGATGAAGTTAATGATAGTTAGATTATAAAAGAAGAAGCCTTTcctaattaaaaagaaatgggtttagCGGAATAAACTGGTGCTGATCGAGAGTTAAGTGGGTAAACTGAACCAATAGAGGCAGCAGGTCTCAGTTGTCGCATAGCTCCACTTTCAGGACAGGTTGGTAGCTGTCTGACATGCTGGCCCTGATGGTCATATGACCCACTTTGTGGGTCAGACTGGGCCCTTTGGCTTTTCCACGGACAAAGCCGCGCTGCACGCCGTAGTACATCTCTTTGTAGAGCTCCTCGTCGCACAGCTTGTCAGTGCTGAATGCTCCCACAGCATACCAGTTGGAGTAGATGTTGAAGTCGTAGGGAACAGAGAACATGACAGCCAGCCGGCCCTGGTTCTGCCTGGTGGACTCCTGGAGGATGTCATAGGTGAAGACAGCAACTGAGCCACAGGCGGTGTGAGCTTTCTTGATGAAGAGTGCAGTGCCGGATTCAGACGGACGGAAAGTTGGAGGGAGAGGAGACTCACAGTTCCCGCTGAAGAGATGGATGCTGGATGGAAATACaaagagatttatttttactgaaacACAAGATGCTACTGACTCTGCTGCTCAGAGTCTGCTTCTACCTTTGGTCTACCTTCAGTCTCCTTCTACCTTCAATCTGCTTCTACCTTCTGTCTACTTTTACCGTTGATCTACTTTTACCTTCAGTATGTTTCTACCttcagtcaagtcaagtcaagtttatttatttaatgcttttcagcaacaaggcactcaaggcgctgtacataaggaaaaacattacaatgatacagaaaatcaaacaacagaggtaatttaaaaaaaaataaagataatagaatgattgataagaaaacaaaaggaaaattggactgaaaacgtaactaataatgtttagatggcccagtcaaaggccactctaaacaaataaattttttatcttgatttaaagcaatttagggtttcagcgcttttacagttttctggcagtttattccagattagtggagcataagaactaaaagctgcttctccatgtttggttctggttctggttctgcagagtagatttgagccagaagacctgagaggtctgggtggttgatacactgacaacaagtctgtaatgtattttggtgctaagccattcagtgatttatagactaacagaagtattttaaagtctattctctgagctacagggaaccagtgtagggactttagaaccgggccgatgttctccactttcttagttctagtgaggacgcgggcagcagcgttctggatcaactgcagctgtctgatccactttttaggcagacctgtgaagacatcgttgcagtaatcaattctactaaatatgaacgcatgaattagtttttcaaggtcctgctgagacattagtcctttaatcctggagatgttctttaggtgatagaaggctgaccttgttactgtctttatgttcctctgaaggttcaggtctgagtccatcactacacccaggtttccagcctgactggtggtttctagctgtattaactgaagctgtgtgataacttttaaacgctcttcctttggtccaaagattattacttcagttttgttttgattcagctgaagcaaatttaggcccatccatgcattgatttcttctaagcatttacccagcgcttgaatgggttcatggtcacctagtgacatcgtaacgtatagctgtgtgtcgtctgcatagttatgataacttacgttgttgtttattaaaatctgagttagggggagcatgtagatattgaataggaggggccctaagatggacccctGGGGAACGCcacgtgatttttgtgctctctgatgtaaagttacctactgacacaaaaaagtccctgtccttcaagtaggatttaaaccaatcgagtgctgtaccagaaaggccgacccagttttccaggtgctctaataaaatggagtgatcaacagtgtcgaatgctacactaaggtccaataataccagcactgtggttcttccacagtctgcatttatacggatgtcattgaacaccttgacaagagcagtctctgtactgtggtgagcaggaagcctgactggaagacatcgaagcggttggtcgttgttaggaagttgtttaactgctgaaacgcagctttttcaataatcttactgatgaagaggaggtttgatataggcctgtagttctgtagtagcagaactacaggcctgtaAATGatacagagagaaagaaggagaagGGGGCCaaaaaggagagagaaaggaaaaagagagctGGAATGGAGGTATAAagaacttgaaaaaaaaaaaaagaaatcccccACTATAGGCCATAGTGATAAAAAGCTATGTGGCAATCACAGAAGTGGAGTACCCCTGGATTTATAGTGCTGCAGGTTTATGCTGCTGGATTTCAAAATGACCATTTTTGCTCACTCTGCTGATCTCAAGCACTCCACACCAAACTAATGTAAGGTATGGTaacaattacacacagatggctGAGGGCCCATCTGCTTTTCTCAGATAAGCATTGCACAGATTTTGCATTTTTGGTGATTTTCCACAAGTGTGTGACTTGTGGTAGAAATGGTAAGCTTAAGTCATATGGTTTCTCTCATGGCAAGCTGTTTGTGTATTTACTGTATGTTGTTAATTTAAGGTTTAATTTTCATGAAATATGCCACCACAAATCACAAGacgcaaaataaacaaactctcTGCTTTGTAATCACTAAAACACAAGTAAGGTTAAGCTGCTGTGGGCAGTCTTATGTTGGCACCTCTGAAGTGAATGCCTCGTTCGATAAGCAGGAGTAGAAGCGGGTGTAAGTGATTTACATTGAGGTCTGGCATGGACAAAAAGGTCCCATCCTCTCTTGGTTAGCTGCACCTCAACCTGAGGGTTTAACCCCTCTTAGCCTTCAATACTGACTTTGGCCTTTTCTCAGCTCTGTTGTTAAGCCATTTACTGTAGTGGATTGTTggtcaatgtgtgtgtgtgtactgatgaagaggaggtttgatataggcctgtagttctgtagtagcagcttgtccaagttgctcttggCTGGCACCAGTCAATTTCTgaaaaagtttgtcgaagtcctctgtggtgaagggaggcatctcgtgctgattagctggcgtcaacttgtcctctTTCGGGTTAAATTAGAataacatcaaaatcctttagaaaacaaaaataataataatgatccTTGGGAGttgctggtaagaagttgttttagtccagtatttccataattttggctaagagataaaaagttaggagtaaaagaatgcaagaaagcagggagcttaggagaaaagcgtctgagcaggcaaaGAGGAGGAAGCAGAAAATGCCAGTCTCCTTCTACCTTCtgtatgtttctttcttttcttttttgtcctgtgttaggtattatttagtcaactcagaggtaagaacgatacagtcatagttacttgtgacaagggtagcccactttgcagtgaaactacaaagttttgacaccctatctctttatttatatacacagttcaacagacagttcagacagggtgtatgtgtgtgagacagaaaggaggctggttcacacagagataacaatgatctcacacacacagggaggaaggcatagtgcaggtgccttgcaacccaaggtttttacatgagtgataacaagtcctcacacccatccaacagtccctccttttatcacaagtaaaaacatttaatataaaaacgagtaagaaaaatactttgtatgagcgaaaacccacggacggtaaacagattatattttgtgggaaatactcatacggccccgccgccctcggcgaccattaaaagttaaatgttgattaatacttgaaatcataaaaataaaataatgatacttgaaatcataaaaataaaataatgatacttgaaatcataaaaataaaagaatgatacttgaaatcataaaaataaaagaatgatacttgaaatcataaaaataaaagaatgatacttgaaatcataaaaataaaaaataatactttaaatcataaaaataaaagaataatacttaatgaaaacagtgaaacataataaaggaatttaaaaatctgccctgtttatgtcatcattgtactttttctcatttcacttaagcaacaacttcttccgattttctgctgtaaggttattttatgaaatacaatgtatgagtacattcaggcttttgatgtgatttatttacaacatgtcatcataatcgtccccttcattttcgtgcatttctacctagttcagtgttgcatatgccaccatgaacaataccagaaattctgtaggaatggatgtgcgtcatgttcttccgtcagtgttctgagatggacatccgtctgatgtccatctcttctggttcggtatcacctcctgtggatcctgctttagatagagaaagagtcctgctaccagaattaagctcaggcttatcagtcctgtccacatgttacagagagccattttataattgggcgcagatcagctgttttcttcaccggtttgagacgctgggccatctttgaacccggacttcctctgctaccccgtcggttgatctggctcctgtaacggcaaaactggcttacagtggcttttatggatccaggaaggcctctctgctattttcagagctgtgggcgttgtcaggagtatttgaaacggccctttccaccaaggagtgctccaatccttccggtggagtgtcttaatcaggaccaggtctccaggcctcattctgtgggataggagcagagattatcggcagaccactggacatttgttcttcttttgtctgcaacattttattcatccactcagctaatgaaggttcctgttgtgctttctctatttcattcatgtcagagggcagagaaaacggtctgccatgtactatttctttgagaatacaaattcacatcagcaacttggtgtcacgtgatctcaggctcagaatatagtgggtggagccatacaatgatgtacagtaggtggcaaatggagtaagaccagtttgatttggagttattctcatccataattaaccagggataggcattcgggccatggcctccctgtttcttccattgttttccttaatctttaactgaaaccctaatgctttagaacttagttctattaatttatttacaaaatgagttccattatctgaccttataatctgtgggataccatatgtggggaagaaatgtgtcactaggttcatctattacaactaggcaatatttctttccccgtgtttgcaacaaattatgcatgatctgcaaaaatgatttgcatagtcagaaatatttatagtgtagcattaatgctttaccagatgtgacatattccccccttgacacgtgggtcttcccaatgtgtcactgtagccgctgtgttgtataactgtttttgggaggattggtttatcttctatctgatagatgtcatcttttttctgtgctcctctctttagccaggcctttatttctgtcttggttgctgactgttgggcgtctttcagcacatctgtgtctataaatagcagatctgacattttctctttaataggttgaaatgagttagttctgtccctgatgatgttttaaaacctctattttgccaaatcttagcatggtgatgtactgatctgaaaacgtattggctgtctgtgtatatagtaagtatttgtccctcatgtaattcacatgctcttactacagcatataattctgctgtttgggctgagcatgtattgggtagagatttagcttctattatcctatcgatggttgttactgcataaccaactctattctttccatattcatctttagatgctgagccatctacaaacacaacacatgaatctggtataagggtttgagaaatgtcttgtctgggtttggtgtcttcttcaacttttgctttataagaatgtggttttccatcttctgcagtaggtattagagtacttggatttaaagggcacatctttttagagttatgtttggctgtgataataatagcgatgtcagtgtgatatgccttgcatgtagcgtcaggtgcttctcttaatattcctgacttcaacatatcttgtattactggcttagtaccttcttcagcttctggctttaaggggtattgacggactgattgccttttttcagatattagtttaaccttgtatggtgggaacccctttataagccctacatcagttgatgattgggaccacagttcaggtgggacagcagctagggcaggatacatgttgctctctttgctctcagctaagccctgtatttgtccctctgcctcatctaaatgtgtccttggatgaactttgactatccatcctagagtgagcttccagattcctgtattaggatctacctttgacagtgtcagtgctgttcctgcagaggtttaaagcctctgtttttccaaattcttattattcttttttatcatatattataaagtaagtccttattacatttaaaaatgagatcactatttttggtaattgctattattataaataatgcttggtttagttcttattaaaaataaaaataaaaactcactcactgatgaacacaaaaaatgaagggcatattatatcttataatcttagtttgttttaccctgttttataggtacaacatacagtttcagtcagctttgtatttagttcaagtaactaaagtttgtttcaattaactaaagttttatctatttcagtccagttcagtaattctgttaaggttcatttcatcttatgttaagtttgagtctaattcaatcattttgaacctgactggaaaaagtctaaacatctgttaaaatctttttgttttaccatagagaactgacctaatattattatggtaatgttgaggactctaatttttacataacatgaaacagacatttatttcacaaaaacagaaagtcaaacacagacatttggccacatgaaagtttaaataacttgtttgtaaaagaattaggaaaaattcaagacgggtctatgagctttctcatggttatcagtattttcagtagaggtagaacctttgccatctttaaatgattttttgaaaaagattctggaaaccttattaagatataaatttggcaaagatcatcagaacatcagacctttattagcgcttttaatgtccctcaaagatgcattacaatgaaatcagtcattcccattcacacacattcacacactacttacttatttctctgtcagagtaatttttatttgcaaagatttgaacataatttgacttctattattcttaaaatgcacattgtttcctcataaccccttttgtttccacaaggtctgttttgaacgcttcaattcttttttttattcaccaagaatcaataaggtggtcttagtggggtccaccttaaaggtgttgtctgttgggtgtcatgttatcattgtcaggtcagtgaggttcataagtcagtcagaaccttggtcatttgttctgtgcacataatgtttcatagatccagcctatgattaatcagcaaaacgtccacctataggagaaaaaatgattgttaatgaatgagctgcatttcctaggaacactgtcttcctcctggatgagcatcacctgttgaaaaactttcatcattgtttgtttcacatattcaatcagatctttatattataccagtaggtgaagttgttagtatctcatgtagactgacatatactgttgcatttggagaggatctcagattaaataaacatagttagagcttcaatccaggttcattttgtgtctgcagactttagccaatttctcttttctttttttttttatatataaagatcaagattcaaaacattttcaaaaggcagattgtggcagaatgtagacaaaactgcttattgattgacaaaataacattcaagcacacaatcaccatattaaaaggctctacttctagagaatcactaaacttctggggtccggttttggcccgcggaccttgagtttgacacatgcagggtagagttacaattttttttttttttcagacctttcagcagagacagacttctgctgtttgcagaagttttatctttgttttcaggcagctgcatctctttatcaaggtcgtttcacagagctgaaatttaacttctctcaaagaggaaaaatcaagaatgcacacaatctgagccaaatatggaattatttccctgtaaaatgaatcttttgcattttatcatgatattgttagtagtataacaccatagaatgatttttaaagcacctgtttctcactaatacttgcctacaaaatcttttactctcagattacttctttaacaactctagtcattgttcactgggttgtccagttggacagtttccatgttgtccacattgtcacctcctcttttaacttcttttaccacgtcctctaaaaccatctcttagtctttataatctaacctgggatgggtggcggtccgcccccccctttatttgttttcagttaagctgaaagttttttttctgtgcttttcttaaagcatcagtattatggctatgtcagttaaaagctgctcttattgttgtttttttaattcatctttttgttttaatctgtttatcaactgtgtgcactcagggactgaaaagtcccctttgaaattataacctggcaaggttttttattgtctcttgaatcttttgaatgcataatctccagtttaagatccccgtgtagttttaggatttcagtgataattaagttacctgaaaatccgtatttttatgccatcgtgtacatatttctgttaaatcagagctttttctctgttctttccccattgttctttgttatttttctctttttagttttcattattgctaattttagatccccttgtaattttaagacatcctttgtatctaattt is a window of Girardinichthys multiradiatus isolate DD_20200921_A chromosome Y, DD_fGirMul_XY1, whole genome shotgun sequence DNA encoding:
- the LOC124864480 gene encoding DELTA-actitoxin-Oor1b-like, producing MTAHRLKLPQETTPVSHQHQSSIHAQLFVTEACRRLVFLRSSKAVLKMSLPTHRQCKVEIQNKTSSFMLCEPLIHLFSGNCESPLPPTFRPSESGTALFIKKAHTACGSVAVFTYDILQESTRQNQGRLAVMFSVPYDFNIYSNWYAVGAFSTDKLCDEELYKEMYYGVQRGFVRGKAKGPSLTHKVGHMTIRASMSDSYQPVLKVELCDN